Proteins encoded by one window of Chiroxiphia lanceolata isolate bChiLan1 chromosome 26, bChiLan1.pri, whole genome shotgun sequence:
- the GPR179 gene encoding probable G-protein coupled receptor 179 isoform X4, protein MEPRRWPLLWGVRAVLVHVTVLTAGQRPQERPPRPPGWSPGPSSSWAPTLEPGAPGDAEGSAAALAFLRTGDAQRLARANCSGGVAAGPPGPGPPPALRAALRAAPEALAHTANFLNMLFQTNDIREASVAEDVEWYQALVRSLAEGHPWVRRAVLALDAHPLAPKPRLMLQATKGDGQILLQDVSASAPSLGNLSWDNEWFNALKSQRTPQLRKRVLSNDLRSMETPKWQRGDSYVGDPGHVRWSPPFLECREGRFLPAWAVTLSSAFYGLKPDLSPEFKGVVRVDVELRDVAIDQCASGPGWFSDTHRCDLNSTQCVPQESRGFVLGRYLCRCRPGFYGAGGVASGAWAGPDGGSRLACWPCRPGCATCEDDKPCLIQEDPVLRAAVLSCQACCMLAIFLSMLVSYHFRRSKRIRASGIILLETILFGSLLLYFPVFILYFKPSIFRCIVLRWVRMLGFATVYGTITLKLYRVLKVFLSRSAQRAPYVSSGRVLKMLAPILLLVLWFLAAWTIGMLENINKNIPLVIRTQTTHGLHFYICGHDCWDYMMVIAEMLFLLWGSFLCYATRAVPSAFHEPRYMGIALHNELMISTAFHVVRFIIIPSLHPDWTLLLFFAHTHGTVTMTLALLFIPKFLHRGSPLREEITAEVYEDELDMRRSGSCLNSSIASAWSEHSLDPDDIREELKKLYRQLEVHKTWRMATNNPHLPRKRSSRRSLARSILRRGAEPPEAPSRRSSAGDRGSIPGRRGSSARRPPDTGGTGARMRDEGARRRSSALRKSRSSEGPPRGSPSPGTLPPEEPSPGREEMEVTLEQSDSDSLDAAPLVCKSASAQNLSGHWQRPPARAPALQKSHSVVTGAREEALLAASRAAREGWHSSRQLSAPASRHPPGRAPPRDAGKAKIPAKSCSQEDASPLGDAKAQKHVTYAPTKSVSIDSAHPPRKVRVAVRKTPPVPPVRYESLGRHSGPAGDSLEPAEPPRDPPAPAGEAEGTPEGTPEGHPGRSSPSAGKGGLLSPPPISAQVCPWELIQDEILSRKQKAAEAAESGIPGDTETTGPEPKPAPAKTFRSLGLAIKALNRSRGKSILRGRRESEGSFRKRGSSRREKSSLAEASATSLGGTGPDPAAKSPEGGRQRPEPPSRGYTVPCQHNNNAATPGEATGWGDSGTEGQWDSLVPGTAGGDEVAEQPGGKTQVEPQEGDGAPGVDPGKDVPAVDPGKDVPAVDPGKDVPAVDPGKDVPAVDPGKDVPAVDPGKDAPAVDRGKDAPAVMLEEGTAKGLQGMNGSIQPQEHTEEEQPPAKPTPSSPQPSTTSVQGEARGKPRTGVFPPGSLGIPAGRGALLRQEAVASREDGGLPVGEESPAKALGKGSSQDEPLGPGGSQDTDRARDAAGKAGTVPKPSSQQAGSVDSKKATICPWEVEDEPRPRTEICPWEEAAAPAGKEGLRQDTSKREGKPGSRGVGDTKAKLAGTGGRREQHRDTGIFTELVRKSLEKAESKKSQSMESIKEEICPWESLGTEKALGQPPARSTALPKSPSGKSQSTESLKAEICPWEAQEPKSSEICPWEGAEPPSGKEKLRPSTVSKSPSASQDLLKETGVGASGKEEKAKRDHESICPWESTDTEQPLPKLHTGSTEPSKKSAEICPWEDQEVKSSDKAEICPWESMEQPLGKARAGSTEPSKKSQSTESLKAEICPWEDQEPKSSDKAEICPWEGAELQLEKGTAPGKDRVPPKSSKPVEKGSRDRESVCPWESTDIEQSPGKARAGSTEPSKKSQSKESLKAEICPWEGQEPKSSDKAEICPWESTDTEQPQAKPCAGSTALPKSPSKKSQSTESLKAEICPWEDQEPKSSDKAEICPWEGAEPPSQQPKAQQVSQGGSRGDKRITRQAALASPERSPGKGSRDREAVCPWESLGTQEPSGTSHVVGTGLPKSPSGKSQSTESLKAEICPWEDQEPKSSDKAEICPWEGAEPQLEKGTAPGKDRVPPKSSKPVEKRSRDRESVCPWESTDTEDLSLKTAMEKEPSKKSDSTESRKSEICPWETAEPMGLEKESSKAGVHPRGADRTSHPGMGKPKPVAGAGVGSPTALLEKSKGSSDGEAKHKPLCRLPPSIQPPGMGSSSRPGTGLAEVCPWEAEEAPSAPAKPSTDTRKSSEVCPWEEERVDPTPTHQGQGRARGTPRDGEGGERDTQPEVCPWDHQ, encoded by the exons ATGGAGCCGCGCCGCTGGCCGCTGCTCTGGGGCGTCCGCGCGGTGCTGGTGCACGTCACGGTGCTCACGGCGGGGCAGCGCCCGCAGGAGAGACCCCCGCGGCCGCCAGGATGGTCGCCGGGCCCCTCATCCTCGTGGGCGCCCACCCTGGAGCCGGGAGCGCCGGGGGACGCCGAGGGCTCGGCGGCAGCGCTGGCGTTCCTGCGCACGGGGGATGCCCAGCGCCTGGCCCGGGCCAACTGCAGCGGGGGGGTCGCGGCGGGACCCCCCGGCCCGGggccccccccggccctgcGAGCCGCCCTCCGGGCCGCCCCTGAGGCGCTGGCACACACCGCCAACTTCCTCAACATGCTCTTCCAGACCAACGACATCCGCGAGGCCAGCGTGGCCGAGGACGTGGAGTGGTACCAGGCGCTGGTCCGCAGCCTGGCCGAGGGGCACCCGTGGGTGCGCCGGGCGGTGCTGGCCCTCGACGCCCACCCGCTGGCCCCCAAGCCCCGGCTGATGCTCCAGGCCACCAAGGGGGACGGGCAGATCCTACTGCAGGACGTCTCGGCCTCCGCCCCCAGCCTGGGCAACCTCAGCTGGGACAACGAGTGGTTCAACGCCCTCAAGTCCCAGCGGACCCCCCAGCTCCGCAAGCGCGTGCTCAGCAACGACCTGCGCAGCATGGAGACCCCCAAGTGGCAGCGGGGGGACAGCTACGTGGGCGACCCGGGCCACGTGAGGTGGTCGCCGCCGTTCCTGGAGTGCCGGGAGGGCCGGTTCCTGCCCGCCTGGGCGGTCACGCTCTCCTCCGCCTTCTACGGGCTCAAGCCAGACCTCAGCCCCGAGTTCAA GGGTGTGGTGCGGGTGGATGTGGAGCTGCGGGATGTGGCCATCGACCAGTGCGCCAGCGGGCCGGGCTGGTTCTCTGACACACATCGCTGTGACCTCAACAGCACCCAG TGTGTGCCCCAGGAGAGCCGTGGCTTCGTCCTCGGGAGGTACCTGTGCCGGTGCAGGCCGGGCTTTTACGGGGCCGGCGGAGTGGCCAGCGGTGCCTGGGCAG ggccgGACGGGGGGTCCCGCCTGGCGTGCTGGCCCTGCCGCCCGGGCTGTGCCACCTGTGAGGATGACAAGCCGTGCCTGATCCAGGAGGACCCGGTGCTGCGGGCGGCCGTGCTGTCGTGCCAGGCCTGCTGCATGCTGGCCATCTTCCTCAGCATGCTCGTCTCCTACCACTTCAGACGGAGCAAG aggaTCCGGGCATCGGGAATCATCCTCCTGGAGACCATCCTCTTTGGATCCCTCCTCCTCTACTTCCCC GTGTTCATCCTGTACTTCAAGCCGAGCATCTTCCGCTGCATCGTCCTGCGCTGGGTGCGGATGCTCGGCTTCGCCACCGTCTACGGCACCATCACCCTCAAGCTGTACAG gGTGCTGAAGGTGTTCCTGTCCCGCTCGGCCCAGCGGGCGCCCTACGTGTCGAGCGGGCGGGTGCTGAAGATGCTGGCgcccatcctgctcctggtgctgtggTTCCTGGCAGCCTGGACCATCGGGATGCTGGAGAACATCAACAAGAACATCCCGCTGGTGATCCGCACCCAGACCACCCACGGGCTCCACTTCTACATCTGCGGCCACGACTGCTGGGACTACATGATGGTCATTG ccgagatgctgttcctgctgtgggGCAGCTTCCTGTGCTACGCCACCCGGGCCGTGCCCTCCGCCTTCCACGAGCCCCGGTACATGGGCATCGCCCTCCACAACGAGCTCATGATCTCCACTGCCTTCCACGTGGTCAG GTTCATCATCATCCCCTCCCTGCATCCTGACTGGactctgctcctcttcttcgCTCACACCCACGGCACCGTCACCATGACCCTGGCCCTGCTCTTTATCCCCAAG TTCCTGCACAGGGGCTCTCCGCTGCGGGAGGAGATCACGGCCGAGGTGTACGAGGACGAGCTGGACATGCGGCGCTCGGGCTCCTGCCTGAACAGCAGCATCGCGTCCGCCTGGAGCGAGCACAGTCTCGACCCCGATGACATTCGG gaggagctgaagaagctcTACCGGCAGCTGGAGGTGCACAAGACGTGGCGGATGGCGACCAACAACCCCCACCTGCCCAGGAAGCGCAGCTCCCGCCGCAGCCTCGCCCGCTCCATCCTGCGCCGCGGGGCCGAGCCGCCCGAGGCCCCGTCCCGCCGGAGCAGCGCCGGGGACCGCGGGAGCATCCCGGGCCGCCGCGGCTCCTCCGCCAGGCGCCCGCCGGACACCGGCGGCACCGGCGCGAGGATGAGGGACGAGGGAGCCCGGCGCCGCTCCTCGGCCCTGCGCAAGTCCCGCAGCTCCGAGGGGCCCCCCCGAGGGTCGCCCAGCCCCGGCACCCTCCCCCCCGAGGAGCCCTCGCcggggagggaggagatggaggtgACCTTGGAGCAATCCGACAGCGACTCCCTGGACGCCGCCCCGCTCGTGTGCAAGTCGGCCAGCGCCCAAAACCTGTCGGGGCACTGGCAGAGACCCCCGGCCCGGGCGCCCGCCCTGCAGAAGTCACACAGCGTCGTCACCGGGGCGCGGGAGGAGGCCCTGCTGGCGGCCAGCAGAGCCGCCCGGGAGgggtggcacagcagcaggcagctctcAGCCCCGGCCTCGAGGCACCCTCCCGGCCGTGCCCCTCCCAGGGACGCCGGGAAGGCCAAAATCCCCGccaagagctgctcccaggaggaCGCGTCCCCCCTGGGCGATGCCAAGGCGCAGAAACACGTCACCTACGCGCCCACCAAGAGCGTCAGCATCGACAGCGCCCACCCGCCCAGGAAGGTGCGAGTGGCCGTGAGGAAAacgccccccgtgccccccgtcCGCTACGAGAGCCTGGGGAGGCACTCGGGGCCCGCTGGGGACTCCCTGGAGCCGGCGGAGCCACCGCGGGACCCCCCGGCACCGGCGGGAGAGGCGGAGGGGACACCGGAGGGGACACCAGAGGGACACCCGGGGCGCTCGTCCCCTAGCGCGGGGAAGGGCGGGCTGCTGAGCCCACCCCCCATCTCGGCACAGGTCTGTCCCTGGGAGCTGATCCAGGACGAGATCCTgagcaggaaacaaaaagccGCCGAGGCAGCAGAGTCAGGAATCCCCGGTGACACGGAGACCACCGGCCCCGAGCCCAAACCGGCCCCCGCCAAGACCTTCCGGAGCCTGGGCCTGGCCATCAAAGCCCTGAACCGCTCCCGGGGCAAGAGCATCctcagagggaggagggagagcgAGGGGAGCTTCAGGAagagggggagcagcaggagggagaagtcCAGTCTGGCCGAGGCTTCGGCCACGTCCCTCGGGGGCACCGGCCCGGACCCCGCTGCCAAAAGCCCCGAGGGGGGCAGGCAGAggccagagccccccagccGTGGGTACACGGTGCCCTGCCAGCACAACAACAACGCTGCCACCCCCGGGGAAGCCACGGGCTGGGGGGACAGCGGGACAGAAGGACAATGGGACAGTCTGGTGCCAGGGACAGCTGGTGGGGACGAAGTGGCAGAGCAGCCCGGTGGGAAAACACAGGTGGAGCCCCAGGAAGGGGACGGGGCTCCTGGGGTGGATCCAGGGAAGGACGTTCCTGCAGTGGATCCAGGGAAGGATGTTCCTGCAGTGGATCCAGGGAAGGACGTTCCTGCAGTGGATCCAGGGAAGGACGTTCCTGCAGTGGATCCAGGGAAGGATGTTCCTGCAGTGGATCCAGGGAAGGATGCTCCTGCAGTGGATCGAGGGAAGGATGCTCCTGCAGTCATGCTGGAGGAAGGAACAGCCAAAGGGCTCCAGGGGATGAATGGATCCATCCAGCCCCAGGAGCACACGGAGGAGGAGCAGCCACCTGCAAAGCCCACCCCaagcagcccccagccctccaCCACCAGCGTGCAGGGAGAGGCCAGGGGGAAGCCAAGGACTGGGGTTTTTCCCCCAGGATCCCTTGGAATCCCAGCGGGAAGGGGAGCTCTGCTGCGCCAAGAGGCCGTTGCTTCCCGGGAGGACGGGGGGCTCCCGGTGGGTGAGGAGAGCCCGGCAAAGGCACTGGGAAAGGGGAGCAGCCAGGATGAGCCCCTCGGTCCTGGGGGGAGCCAGGACACCGACAGAGCTCGGGATGCAGCGGGGAAAGCTGGga ctgtgcccaaaCCTTCATCCCAGCAAGCTGGGTCCGTGGACAGCAAAAAGGCCACCATCTGTCCGTGGGAAGTGGAGGATGAGCCACGTCCTAGAACAGAAATCTGCCCCTGGGaagaggctgcagctccagcagggaaggagggattgAGGCAGGACACCTCCAAAAGGGAAGGCAAGCCAGGATCCAGAGGAGTGGGAGATACCAAAGCAAAGCTGGCAGGGACGGGCGGCCGTcgggaacagcacagggacaccGGGATCTTCACAGAGCTCGTCaggaaaagcctggaaaaagcTGAGTCCAAGAAATCCCAGAGTATGGAGAGCATAAAGGAGGAGATCTGTCCTTGGGAGAGCCTGGGCACCGAGAAAGCCCTGGGACAACCCCCTGccaggagcacagcactgcccaaaTCACCTTCGGGGAAATCCCAGAGCACGGAGAGCCTGAAGGCAGAGATCTGTCCTTGGGAGGCTCAGGAGCCCAAATCCAGTGAAATCTGTCCCTGGGAGGGGGCTGAACCTCCATCAGGTAAAGAGAAACTCAGACCATCCACTGTGAGCAAAAGCCCTTCTGCAAGTCAGGATCTCCTGAAAGAAACTGGAGTTGGTGCATCcggaaaggaggagaaagcaaagagagaCCATGAGTCCATCTGTCCCTGGGAGAGCACAGACACGGAGCAGCCACTGCCCAAACTCCACACTGGGAGCACAGAGCCATCAAAGAAATCAGCAGAGATCTGTCCTTGGGAGGATCAGGAGGTCAAATCCAGTGACAAAGCTGAGATCTGTCCCTGGGAGAGCatggagcagcccctgggcaaAGCCCgtgcagggagcacagagccTTCCAAGAA atcccagagcacagagagccTGAAGGCAGAGATCTGTCCTTGGGAGGATCAGGAGCCCAAATCCAGTGACAAAGCTGAAATTTGTCCCTGGGAGGGGGCTGaacttcagctggaaaaaggaACAGCCCCAGGGAAGGACAGAGTCCCACCAAAGTCCTCCAAACCTGTGGAGAAGGGGAGCAGAGACCGTGAGTCCGTCTGTCCCTGGGAGAGCACGGACATCGAGCAGTCCCCAGGCAAAGCCCGTGCAGGGAGCACAGAACCTTCCAAGAAATCCCAGAGCAAGGAAAGCCTAAAGGCAGAGATCTGTCCTTGGGAGGGTCAGGAGCCCAAATCCAGTGACAAAGCTGAAATCTGTCCCTGGGAGAGCACAGACACGGAGCAGCCACAGGCCAAACCCtgtgcagggagcacagcactgcccaaaTCACCTTCCAAGAA atcccagagcacagagagccTGAAGGCAGAGATCTGTCCTTGGGAGGATCAGGAGCCCAAATCCAGTGACAAAGCTGAAATCTgtccctgggaaggggctgaacctccctcccagcagccaaaggcacagcaggtttcccaggggggctccaggggggaCAAGCGCATCACGCGCCAGGCAGCGCTGGCCAGCCCGGAGAGatccccagggaagggcagcagggacagggaggctGTGTGTCCCTGGGAGAGCCTGGGCACACAGGAACCCTCGGGAACATCCCATGTCgtgggcacagggctgcccaAATCACCTTCGGGGAaatcccagagcacagagagccTGAAGGCAGAGATCTGTCCTTGGGAGGATCAGGAGCCCAAATCCAGTGACAAAGCTGAAATCTGTCCCTGGGAA GGGGCTGAACCTCAGCTGGAGAAAGGAACAGCCCCAGGGAAGGACAGAGTCCCACCAAAGTCCTCCAAACCTgtggagaagaggagcagagACCGTGAGTCCGTCTGTCCCTGGGAGAGCACGGACACGGAGGATCTCTCCCTGAAAACTGCAATGGAGAAGGAGCCATCCAAGAAATCCGACAGCACGGAGAGCAGGAAATCTGAAATCTGCCCCTGGGAAACAGCAGAGCCCATGGGGTTGGAAAAGGAAAGCTCCAAAGCAGGTGTGCACCCACGGGGAGCTGACAGAACATCCCACCCCGGGATGGGAAAGCCAAAGCCggtggcaggagctggtgtTGGGTCTCCAACAGCCCTGCTGGAAAAATCCAAGGGCAGCTCTGATGGGGAGGCCAAACACAAGCCCCTGTGCCGGCTCCCGCCCAGCATCCAgcccccagggatgggcagcagctccaggcctGGCACTGGCCTGGCTGAGGTTTGTCCCTGGGAAGCAGAAGAGGCTCCATCAGCACCTGCCaagcccagcacagacacaagGAAAAGCTCGGAGGTGTGtccctgggaggaggagagggtggATCCCACCCCGACCCAccagggccagggcagagccagaggGACCCCCCGGGATGGAGAGGGGGGTGAGAGGGACACCCAGCCCGAGGTGTGCCCGTGGGATCACCAGTAG